The Lacipirellula parvula genome window below encodes:
- a CDS encoding PQQ-binding-like beta-propeller repeat protein, with protein sequence MRFAALLLAIVCASPALADSWPQWMGPQRDNVWREEGIIEKFPEGGPKVVWRTPIAGGYAGPAVVDGRVIVMDYVTGDEVKIANFERKPSSGTERIICLDDATGKEVWKHDYPVAYDISYPAGPRCTPTVDDGKAYCLGAVGDFHCIDVKSGKVLWKKNFPADYGTKTALWGYASHPLIEGDTVICIVGGEGTHAVAFDKNTGEQKWAALTAPEQGYSPPTIVEAGGVRQLLLLAPNAITSVNPATGEEYWSEEYVADNGSIIMSPVVSGDLLYVGGYSNKSLLLKLAADKPAASIVWRNKGQQAISPINVQPYAEDGILYGFDQKGTLRAVDLAEGKRLWETSEPVSERPANSGTAFIVRHGDRCWMFNDSGDLLIARITPEGFEELDRAHVIKPTNDAFGRDVVWSMPAFANKRAYIRNDEECICVDLAKP encoded by the coding sequence ATGAGATTCGCCGCCCTGCTGCTCGCTATCGTTTGCGCCTCCCCTGCCCTGGCCGACTCGTGGCCGCAATGGATGGGCCCGCAACGCGACAACGTTTGGCGCGAAGAAGGGATCATCGAGAAGTTTCCCGAAGGGGGCCCGAAAGTTGTGTGGCGGACGCCGATTGCCGGCGGGTACGCGGGGCCAGCTGTGGTCGATGGGCGCGTGATCGTGATGGATTACGTCACGGGCGACGAGGTGAAGATCGCGAACTTCGAGCGGAAGCCGTCGAGCGGAACGGAACGGATTATCTGCCTCGACGATGCGACCGGTAAAGAAGTGTGGAAGCACGACTATCCCGTCGCTTACGACATCTCCTACCCGGCCGGTCCGCGCTGCACGCCGACGGTCGACGACGGCAAGGCGTATTGTCTCGGCGCCGTGGGCGATTTTCACTGCATCGACGTGAAGAGCGGCAAGGTGCTGTGGAAGAAAAACTTCCCCGCCGACTACGGCACGAAGACGGCGCTATGGGGCTATGCAAGCCACCCGCTGATCGAAGGCGATACGGTGATCTGCATCGTCGGCGGTGAAGGGACGCACGCCGTCGCGTTCGACAAGAACACCGGAGAGCAGAAGTGGGCCGCGCTCACGGCGCCGGAGCAAGGCTACTCGCCGCCAACGATCGTCGAAGCGGGCGGCGTTCGCCAACTGCTACTGCTCGCCCCCAACGCGATAACGTCGGTGAACCCAGCGACCGGCGAAGAGTACTGGTCGGAAGAATACGTCGCTGACAATGGGTCGATCATCATGTCGCCTGTCGTGTCGGGCGACTTGCTGTACGTCGGCGGCTACTCGAACAAGAGCCTGCTGCTCAAGCTCGCCGCAGACAAGCCGGCGGCGTCGATCGTGTGGCGCAACAAAGGCCAGCAAGCGATCTCGCCGATCAACGTGCAGCCCTACGCCGAGGATGGCATTTTGTACGGCTTCGATCAAAAGGGAACGCTGCGAGCGGTCGATCTGGCTGAGGGGAAGCGGCTGTGGGAAACCTCCGAGCCGGTGAGCGAGCGGCCCGCCAACTCCGGGACGGCGTTCATCGTTCGGCATGGCGATCGCTGCTGGATGTTCAATGACAGCGGCGATCTGCTGATCGCGAGAATCACGCCGGAGGGTTTTGAAGAGCTCGATCGGGCTCACGTCATTAAACCGACGAACGATGCATTCGGTCGCGACGTCGTCTGGAGCATGCCGGCGTTCGCGAACAAGCGGGCGTACATTCGCAACGACGAAGAGTGCATTTGCGTCGATTTGGCGAAGCCATAA
- a CDS encoding XylR family transcriptional regulator has translation MQHRQEVALIIDPSSPYDRRIVRGVAAYVQQAQRDWSLYVEEDHIDRLPDLKAWGGDGILANFDDRRVAAAVTSLGVPVVGIGGGYGYYEENPQIPYVRTDNRAIARMGAQHLIDLGFRQFAFCSEPPTRANGWAKERAEAFCEAIEEAGYPCEHFAGKHSPAKEWRLSQAALQKWVAKLRTPIGIMACNDGRARHLLQACRFVGKRVPEDVAIVGVDNDDVMCELAQPPLSSVEQGAMRVGFEAAALLDDMMQGKKPAQQRTAIPPERVVARHSTDVMAVADEEVAEALRFIRQNACRPINVRDVLDMARMSRSTLDARFRTAIGRSIHAEIRRVQIESAERLLITTTMPIKEVVQRVGVSSVQYFTAMIRNATGKTPGEIRKAALR, from the coding sequence ATGCAGCATCGGCAAGAAGTGGCACTCATCATCGACCCCAGCTCCCCCTACGATCGCCGGATCGTGCGGGGCGTGGCGGCCTATGTTCAGCAGGCCCAGCGCGACTGGTCGCTCTATGTGGAAGAGGACCACATCGATCGGCTTCCTGACCTGAAGGCGTGGGGGGGCGACGGGATTCTGGCGAACTTCGACGACCGTCGCGTCGCCGCGGCAGTGACGAGCCTCGGCGTGCCGGTGGTCGGCATTGGCGGCGGCTATGGTTACTACGAAGAGAACCCGCAGATCCCTTATGTGCGGACCGACAATCGGGCCATCGCTCGCATGGGGGCGCAGCACTTGATCGACCTCGGCTTCCGCCAGTTCGCGTTTTGCTCCGAGCCGCCGACCCGCGCCAACGGCTGGGCGAAGGAACGCGCCGAAGCCTTTTGCGAAGCGATCGAAGAGGCTGGCTATCCGTGCGAGCACTTCGCCGGCAAGCATAGTCCCGCGAAGGAGTGGCGGCTGTCGCAGGCCGCGCTGCAAAAGTGGGTGGCGAAGCTTCGCACGCCGATCGGAATTATGGCGTGCAACGACGGACGCGCGCGGCACTTGCTGCAAGCATGCCGATTCGTCGGCAAACGGGTGCCCGAAGACGTCGCGATCGTCGGCGTCGACAACGACGACGTGATGTGCGAGCTGGCTCAGCCGCCGCTGTCGAGCGTCGAGCAAGGCGCCATGCGGGTCGGCTTCGAAGCGGCCGCGCTGCTCGACGACATGATGCAGGGAAAGAAACCGGCCCAACAGCGGACCGCGATTCCCCCCGAACGCGTCGTTGCCCGCCATTCGACCGACGTCATGGCGGTCGCCGACGAGGAAGTCGCCGAGGCGCTCCGCTTCATCCGGCAGAATGCCTGCCGCCCGATCAACGTCCGCGACGTGCTCGACATGGCGCGGATGTCGCGCTCGACGCTCGACGCCCGGTTCCGCACGGCGATCGGCCGCTCGATCCACGCCGAAATTCGCCGCGTGCAAATCGAATCGGCCGAGCGGCTACTGATCACGACGACGATGCCGATCAAGGAAGTCGTCCAGCGAGTCGGCGTTTCGTCGGTGCAGTACTTTACGGCCATGATCCGCAACGCGACCGGTAAGACGCCGGGCGAGATTCGCAAGGCGGCGCTCCGCTAG
- a CDS encoding TIM barrel protein, with translation MTQPTTYRFSFGPWNISEGADPFGPMVRTPYSFEEKLDWYRPLGFEGVQFHDDDAVENIDDLDASQVAAKARQVGQMLKDRGLTAEFVAPRLWFDSRTVDGGYTSNSPSDRQYALDRSLRTIDVARELGTPNIVLWLAREGSYIRESKNARVAYDRILDAVNAMLEYDRECRIWIEPKPNEPTDHAYVPTIGHALAIAYRSVDPSRVSGLIETAHAILAGLDPADEMAFALAHDKLASVHLNDQNGLKYDQDKCFGSANLRSAFNQVRVLEENGFGRRGEFVGLDVKAIRTQKQDKSTAHLTNSRKTFLHLVEKVRTFDRELEKQLIAERDYEELDAYILRHLMGVSDDALPAIESAREYSQAK, from the coding sequence GTGACACAACCAACGACTTACCGCTTCTCTTTCGGACCATGGAACATCAGCGAAGGCGCCGACCCGTTCGGCCCGATGGTCCGCACGCCCTACTCGTTCGAGGAAAAGCTCGACTGGTACCGCCCGCTCGGCTTCGAGGGGGTGCAGTTCCATGACGACGACGCCGTCGAGAACATCGACGACCTCGATGCGAGCCAAGTGGCGGCTAAGGCTCGGCAAGTCGGCCAGATGCTGAAGGATCGCGGCCTCACGGCGGAGTTCGTCGCCCCGCGGCTCTGGTTCGATTCGCGCACCGTCGACGGCGGTTACACCTCGAACAGCCCTAGCGATCGGCAGTATGCCCTCGATCGTTCGCTTCGCACGATCGACGTCGCCCGAGAACTCGGCACGCCGAACATCGTGCTCTGGCTCGCTCGCGAAGGTTCGTACATCCGCGAGTCGAAGAACGCCCGCGTCGCCTACGATCGGATTCTCGATGCGGTCAACGCGATGCTCGAATACGATCGCGAGTGCCGCATCTGGATCGAGCCGAAGCCGAACGAACCGACCGATCACGCCTACGTGCCGACGATCGGCCACGCCCTGGCGATTGCCTATCGCTCGGTCGATCCAAGCCGCGTGAGCGGGCTCATCGAAACGGCCCACGCGATTCTTGCCGGTCTCGATCCGGCCGATGAAATGGCGTTCGCCTTGGCGCACGACAAACTGGCAAGCGTGCACCTCAACGACCAGAACGGCCTGAAGTACGACCAGGACAAGTGCTTTGGCTCGGCGAACCTTCGCTCGGCCTTCAACCAGGTTCGCGTCCTCGAAGAAAACGGCTTCGGCCGTCGCGGCGAGTTCGTCGGCCTCGACGTCAAGGCGATCCGCACGCAGAAGCAGGACAAGTCGACGGCCCACCTGACGAACAGCCGCAAGACGTTCCTGCATCTGGTGGAGAAGGTCCGCACGTTCGACCGCGAACTGGAAAAGCAGCTGATTGCCGAGCGGGATTACGAAGAACTCGATGCGTACATCTTGCGGCACCTCATGGGGGTCAGCGACGATGCGTTGCCGGCGATCGAGTCGGCGCGCGAATATAGCCAGGCGAAGTAA
- a CDS encoding AAA family ATPase, with the protein MAENPAEKPRSLDVTAVSRRIIANVEQVVVGKRQQIVQALVAWFCEGHVLLEDVPGVAKTILARAFARSVGCEFKRIQCTPDLLPTDVTGGSIFNQKLGEFEFRAGPIFAQVVLADEINRATPRTQAALLEAMAESSVTIDGQTHRLKPPFLLIATQNPVDHEGTFPLPEAQLDRFLIKLSLGYPSLDEESQMLEMLKREHPLDKLQPVITAEQLVACQRAVRTVHVDPKIRRYITEIVHATRGHHDVRLGGSPRASIALYRSSQAVAAIRGRNFVEPDDVKQIVPAVLGHRIILQPESRLQNVTVAEILTDVLDQTKAPVLEPAAR; encoded by the coding sequence GTGGCTGAGAATCCCGCAGAGAAACCTCGCTCGCTCGACGTCACGGCCGTCAGCCGGCGGATCATCGCCAACGTCGAGCAGGTCGTCGTCGGCAAACGGCAACAAATCGTCCAAGCCCTGGTTGCGTGGTTCTGCGAAGGACACGTCCTGCTCGAAGACGTCCCCGGCGTGGCGAAGACGATCCTCGCCCGCGCGTTCGCCCGCAGCGTCGGCTGCGAGTTCAAGCGGATCCAATGCACGCCCGACCTGCTGCCGACCGACGTCACCGGCGGCTCGATTTTTAATCAGAAGCTGGGCGAGTTCGAGTTCCGCGCCGGCCCGATCTTCGCGCAAGTGGTGCTGGCCGACGAGATCAATCGCGCAACGCCGCGGACACAGGCGGCGCTCCTCGAAGCGATGGCCGAGAGTTCCGTCACGATCGACGGCCAAACGCACCGCCTGAAGCCGCCGTTCCTGCTGATCGCAACGCAAAACCCGGTCGACCACGAAGGAACCTTCCCGCTACCCGAAGCGCAGCTCGATCGGTTCCTCATCAAGCTCTCGCTCGGCTACCCGTCGCTCGACGAGGAATCCCAAATGCTCGAGATGCTCAAGCGTGAGCATCCGCTCGACAAGCTGCAGCCCGTCATTACTGCCGAACAACTCGTCGCGTGTCAGCGGGCCGTGCGAACGGTGCACGTCGATCCGAAGATTCGCCGCTACATCACCGAAATCGTCCACGCCACGCGCGGCCATCACGACGTGCGGCTCGGCGGCAGTCCGCGGGCGTCGATTGCTCTCTACCGCAGTTCGCAGGCGGTCGCGGCAATCCGCGGCCGAAACTTCGTCGAACCCGACGATGTGAAGCAGATCGTGCCGGCCGTGTTGGGGCACCGCATTATCTTGCAGCCCGAAAGCCGGCTGCAAAACGTGACGGTCGCCGAAATCTTGACCGACGTCCTCGACCAGACGAAGGCCCCCGTGCTCGAACCGGCGGCCCGCTAG
- a CDS encoding DUF58 domain-containing protein, translating into MRWLVGAAMLLVVAALLGLGLLAYAMYALIGVIALSRVLANLWSRELSATREMSRDQVKIGETIAIVTVLENNSWFPVPWLLLEDLLPRRALMFDTPNLQINGRRLQLVSFQGRGRKTLLYQLKCNRRGYYQIGPLVAETGDVFGLYRRYRVLTAPHFLLALPEVIPLAGFDVASRRPLGEVRMTHRLFEDPTRIAGVRGYQAGDPLNRIHWGATARTATLHSKIYEPSTVAGVTILLDFHEQSYDPKHEPVRSELAVTAAASIAGAVCEMGQQVGLATNGRDAADRIRTEGWSHDQLRSRKLAQAAGMRDRSERLRPVVVPTGRSNTQLQQILRTLARVEKTDGLTFSQLVFEVTSRLPRSATVIAILSHVTPATAIALGTLRRRGFAVTAIVNTFNEYDYAQIAGPLIAEQIDVRQLRDRAAIPQVCLKCLLR; encoded by the coding sequence ATGCGATGGCTCGTCGGCGCTGCGATGCTGCTGGTCGTTGCCGCGCTGCTCGGCCTGGGGCTACTCGCGTACGCGATGTACGCCCTCATCGGCGTCATCGCACTGAGCCGAGTGCTCGCCAACCTCTGGTCGCGCGAACTCTCCGCCACCCGCGAGATGAGTCGCGACCAAGTGAAGATCGGCGAGACGATTGCGATCGTCACCGTGCTAGAAAATAACAGCTGGTTCCCCGTGCCGTGGCTGCTGCTCGAGGATCTGCTGCCGCGGCGGGCGCTCATGTTTGATACGCCAAATTTGCAGATCAACGGCCGACGGCTGCAACTCGTTTCCTTCCAGGGACGCGGCCGGAAGACCTTGCTCTACCAACTAAAATGCAATCGCCGCGGCTACTACCAAATCGGCCCGCTCGTGGCGGAAACGGGCGACGTCTTCGGGCTCTACCGCCGCTACCGCGTGCTCACCGCTCCTCACTTTCTGCTGGCGCTACCGGAAGTGATTCCGCTCGCCGGCTTCGACGTCGCCTCGCGGCGGCCGCTCGGCGAAGTGCGGATGACGCACCGGCTGTTCGAAGATCCGACCCGCATCGCCGGCGTCCGCGGTTACCAAGCGGGCGATCCGCTCAACCGCATCCACTGGGGCGCCACGGCCCGCACGGCAACGCTCCACAGCAAGATTTACGAACCGTCGACCGTGGCCGGCGTGACGATCTTGCTCGACTTCCACGAACAATCGTACGACCCGAAGCACGAGCCGGTCCGCTCGGAACTTGCCGTTACTGCCGCGGCGTCGATTGCCGGCGCCGTGTGCGAAATGGGTCAGCAAGTCGGCCTCGCCACGAACGGCCGCGATGCGGCAGATCGTATTCGGACCGAAGGCTGGAGCCACGACCAACTCCGCAGCCGCAAACTCGCCCAAGCCGCCGGCATGCGCGATCGCAGCGAACGGCTCCGCCCCGTCGTCGTCCCCACCGGCCGCAGCAACACGCAGCTGCAGCAGATCCTCCGCACACTCGCGCGAGTAGAGAAAACCGACGGCCTCACGTTTTCGCAGCTGGTGTTCGAAGTGACGAGCCGCCTGCCGCGTAGCGCGACGGTGATCGCGATCCTCTCGCACGTCACGCCCGCGACGGCGATCGCCCTCGGCACGCTCCGCCGCCGCGGGTTTGCGGTGACCGCGATCGTCAACACCTTTAACGAATATGATTACGCTCAGATTGCCGGGCCGCTGATCGCCGAGCAGATCGACGTCCGCCAGCTCCGCGATCGCGCGGCGATTCCCCAAGTCTGCCTGAAGTGCCTGTTGCGATAG
- a CDS encoding DUF4129 domain-containing protein, translating to MPRLRMTNADYVAIAISPALVMALVGSLVFFLIEVLYVGNYTGRLNYVFALFVFATVLIARIAIEMGSERAAMFSLPMGLLMFIALGKFVEHTGPLGWLVNLCLLAAVWWSSHKLTWDCTVIDDDEDSSGEGLLGRVGLDPPENAAEPAPPTVPTATRSLAAHGANANELFNDPAEGEAPKLSWWQRLASAGTGPHTPGLWVLYFSLAALPLFGIGQHWIPASDVGRRQYAFGLLAVYVAAGLSLLVTTSFLGLRRYLRQRNVEMPAPMAATWVAMGAALIVVVMLAAALLPRPAAEYAAAQPPWRLGSRNDQSSSAASVGSEGTVDATSDEQVTSDNQPDAEATGEASPDAQTGESTAGSEPGNGQPAGQGQQDTQDSSSSGSQNSSDSNANGEPPQEADQSPSAEDADRAGEGESPSDQTQGERDASPEQTADESQSSSDASSQTSSQSNQPNESPTTPQPEQGSAPSEQSSPSMQPPNFSAIAGMLSNSLADIVKMIAYILLGVAIAYFAWRNWPAIVRAFLEIMQMIRDLIARLFGAKPAAAGGNDAESSAPTAPPRRSFSEYTDPFLSGRDRQTSPNELVRYTFEAFEAWSCDRGQARSPEQTPQEFVRLAAPPASPLHDEARRLLQLYSAAAYASANIPREAAAGLRQLWHLMQSAR from the coding sequence ATGCCTCGCTTACGAATGACCAACGCCGACTACGTCGCGATCGCGATCAGCCCCGCGCTGGTGATGGCGCTCGTCGGCAGCTTGGTCTTTTTTCTGATCGAAGTGCTGTACGTCGGCAACTACACGGGGCGGCTGAACTACGTCTTCGCGCTGTTCGTCTTCGCCACGGTGCTGATCGCGCGGATCGCCATCGAAATGGGGTCGGAGCGGGCCGCGATGTTCAGCTTGCCGATGGGGCTGCTGATGTTCATCGCGCTCGGGAAGTTTGTGGAGCATACCGGGCCGTTGGGCTGGCTGGTGAACCTCTGCCTGCTTGCCGCGGTTTGGTGGTCGTCGCACAAGCTGACGTGGGACTGCACCGTCATCGACGACGATGAAGATTCGTCAGGCGAAGGGTTGCTTGGCCGCGTTGGGCTCGATCCGCCGGAGAACGCCGCCGAGCCCGCTCCGCCGACGGTTCCGACCGCGACAAGATCGCTCGCCGCGCACGGAGCGAACGCTAACGAACTCTTCAACGATCCCGCGGAAGGCGAAGCGCCCAAGTTGAGTTGGTGGCAGCGACTCGCCAGCGCCGGAACCGGTCCCCACACGCCAGGGCTGTGGGTTCTCTATTTTTCGCTCGCCGCGCTGCCGCTGTTCGGCATCGGCCAACACTGGATTCCCGCCAGCGACGTCGGCCGACGGCAGTACGCCTTCGGGTTGCTTGCCGTGTACGTGGCGGCCGGCTTGTCGCTGCTCGTCACGACCAGCTTTCTTGGCCTGCGGCGTTACCTGCGGCAACGGAACGTCGAGATGCCGGCGCCGATGGCGGCGACATGGGTCGCGATGGGGGCGGCCCTCATTGTCGTCGTGATGCTCGCCGCTGCGCTGCTGCCGCGACCAGCGGCGGAATACGCGGCGGCGCAACCGCCGTGGCGGCTCGGTTCGCGGAACGATCAGTCATCCTCGGCGGCGAGCGTCGGCAGCGAGGGAACCGTCGACGCCACCTCGGATGAGCAGGTCACCAGCGACAATCAACCTGATGCTGAGGCCACCGGCGAAGCTTCGCCCGACGCCCAAACCGGCGAATCAACCGCCGGCAGCGAGCCCGGGAATGGGCAACCCGCTGGGCAAGGGCAGCAGGATACGCAAGATTCCTCGTCATCTGGCTCCCAGAATTCATCGGACTCCAACGCCAACGGCGAACCGCCGCAAGAGGCCGATCAATCGCCGTCCGCTGAAGATGCCGACAGGGCAGGGGAGGGCGAGTCGCCGTCAGACCAAACGCAAGGCGAACGAGACGCATCGCCAGAACAGACCGCTGACGAATCGCAGTCCTCATCAGACGCATCTTCTCAAACATCTAGCCAGTCGAACCAGCCGAACGAATCGCCGACCACGCCGCAGCCTGAACAAGGCAGCGCACCAAGCGAGCAGTCGTCGCCGTCGATGCAACCACCCAACTTCTCAGCGATTGCGGGCATGCTCAGCAACTCGCTCGCCGACATCGTGAAGATGATCGCCTACATCTTGCTCGGCGTCGCCATCGCTTACTTCGCGTGGCGGAACTGGCCGGCGATCGTGCGGGCGTTTCTCGAGATCATGCAGATGATTCGCGATCTGATCGCCCGGCTCTTCGGCGCCAAGCCGGCGGCAGCGGGCGGCAACGACGCCGAAAGTTCCGCACCGACGGCGCCGCCGCGCCGCAGCTTCTCCGAGTACACCGATCCGTTCCTCAGCGGTCGCGATCGGCAAACGTCGCCGAACGAACTCGTTCGCTACACGTTCGAAGCGTTTGAAGCTTGGTCGTGCGATCGCGGCCAAGCCCGCTCGCCCGAGCAGACGCCGCAAGAGTTCGTGCGACTCGCGGCGCCGCCCGCCTCGCCGCTGCATGACGAAGCACGGCGACTGCTCCAGCTCTACAGCGCGGCCGCATACGCTTCCGCCAACATCCCGCGCGAAGCAGCCGCCGGGTTGCGGCAGCTGTGGCATCTCATGCAGTCGGCGCGGTGA
- a CDS encoding PVC-type heme-binding CxxCH protein yields the protein MKNSTQLLRAFHAAVSTVAWCAFFVSPSAQAESGAESTAPAPAAQANDEILVPNGFRTTLFASEPDVQQPIGIATDERGRLWVAENYTYADQATNFDLTKRDRVVILEDTDGDGRADSRKVFWDQAQKLTSVEVGYGGVWVLCAPQLLFIPDRNHDDVPDGPPEVVLDGWDAAAVRHNIVNGLRWGPDGWLYGRHGILATSRVGAPGAKDEDRTPINVGVWRYHPTRKVFEAVAHGTTNPWGFDFDRHGEMFFINTVIGHLWHLVPGAHYERMYGADFNPHLYGLIGQTADHFHWDTGEHWNDIRQGVSNTTSEAGGGHAHSGLMIYQGDNWPESYRNQMYTLNFHGRRLNADRLERRGSGYVGLHGEDMFFVQDEWFRGIDLIAGADGAVYIADWSDTGECHEADGVHHASGRIYRLAYGEPKWPGKFDLRDRSDAELVELQLHANDWYVRKARRLLAERHAAGQDMVAAREALPKLYDSQRNEVHRLRAMWCLAAIGAADEAWLREQLGESNEHLRVWAIRLLADQATVEAATLARFAELAAGDSSGLVRLYLAAALQRLPHADRWPIGAALAARLEDADDRQLPLMIWYGLEPTLPAAAEQAIALSQQPCLPLVRRHIARRLTSELEANGQAVTDLAEVAATSNDKSLQLDILRGMGDALQGRRRAPAPAGWNALSARLFAASDTDVRDEARRLGVIFGDPQAIAELRKVAADPQANAAERNNALRVLTADGGPETLTLLETLLDDPAVANEAVRGLAVYDDAAIPELVLQRYAALDAAGKELAIDTLTSRANYAAALLAAVKAGAIDRTALSASHARLIAGFNDAELTQALEETWGSIRTTADDKRALIDRLRIALTPRKLEQADASAGRVLFNKTCSNCHVLYGEGKLVGPDLTGSDRRNVTYLLENIVDPSATVGTEFRTTAVLLSSGRALSGVIVGETDKTLILRTQTEEIAVDRDDIEEMVPQELSLMPDGLLTQLTDEQIADLFAYLSTTAQVPLAE from the coding sequence ATGAAAAATTCGACGCAGTTATTACGCGCGTTCCACGCGGCCGTTTCGACGGTCGCGTGGTGCGCGTTTTTTGTGTCCCCTTCTGCTCAAGCTGAGAGTGGCGCCGAATCGACGGCTCCGGCGCCAGCAGCACAAGCCAATGACGAAATCCTCGTCCCGAACGGCTTCCGCACGACGCTCTTTGCCAGCGAACCCGACGTGCAGCAGCCGATCGGCATCGCAACCGACGAGCGGGGCCGGCTGTGGGTGGCGGAGAACTACACCTATGCCGACCAGGCGACGAATTTTGATCTCACGAAACGCGACCGCGTCGTGATTCTTGAGGACACCGACGGTGACGGCCGCGCCGACAGCCGCAAGGTGTTTTGGGATCAGGCGCAAAAGCTCACCAGCGTCGAGGTCGGCTACGGTGGGGTGTGGGTGCTGTGCGCGCCGCAGTTGTTGTTCATTCCCGACCGCAACCACGACGACGTTCCCGACGGGCCGCCGGAAGTGGTGCTCGACGGTTGGGACGCGGCGGCGGTTCGGCACAACATCGTCAACGGCTTGCGGTGGGGGCCCGATGGTTGGCTCTACGGGCGGCATGGCATTCTGGCCACGTCGCGCGTCGGCGCGCCGGGCGCCAAGGATGAAGATCGGACGCCGATCAACGTCGGCGTCTGGCGCTATCATCCCACGCGCAAGGTGTTCGAAGCGGTCGCCCACGGCACGACCAATCCGTGGGGTTTTGATTTTGATCGCCACGGCGAGATGTTTTTCATCAACACCGTCATCGGCCACCTGTGGCACTTGGTGCCGGGCGCCCACTACGAGCGGATGTATGGCGCCGACTTCAACCCGCACCTATACGGGTTGATTGGGCAGACGGCCGACCACTTTCATTGGGATACGGGCGAACATTGGAACGATATCCGCCAGGGGGTGAGCAACACCACCTCCGAGGCAGGCGGCGGGCACGCCCACAGCGGGTTGATGATCTATCAGGGCGATAACTGGCCGGAGAGCTATCGCAACCAGATGTACACGCTCAACTTCCATGGCCGGCGGCTCAACGCCGATCGGCTGGAGCGGCGTGGCAGCGGCTACGTAGGCCTGCATGGCGAGGACATGTTCTTCGTGCAAGACGAATGGTTCCGCGGGATCGATCTCATTGCCGGCGCCGACGGTGCGGTCTACATCGCCGACTGGTCGGATACGGGCGAGTGCCACGAGGCCGACGGTGTGCACCATGCGTCGGGACGAATCTATCGGCTGGCCTACGGCGAGCCGAAGTGGCCAGGGAAATTTGACCTGCGCGATCGCAGCGATGCGGAACTCGTCGAGCTGCAACTCCACGCGAACGATTGGTACGTCCGCAAGGCGCGGCGTCTGCTCGCCGAACGACATGCCGCTGGCCAAGATATGGTCGCCGCACGCGAGGCACTACCGAAACTCTACGACTCGCAGCGGAACGAAGTTCATCGCCTGCGGGCGATGTGGTGCTTGGCGGCGATCGGCGCCGCGGACGAAGCGTGGCTGCGGGAGCAACTCGGCGAATCAAACGAGCACTTGCGCGTGTGGGCGATTCGCTTGCTGGCGGATCAGGCGACGGTTGAAGCGGCGACGCTCGCTCGCTTCGCGGAACTCGCGGCCGGCGATTCGTCGGGGCTTGTGCGGCTGTACCTTGCTGCAGCGCTGCAGCGTCTGCCGCACGCCGATCGTTGGCCGATTGGCGCCGCACTCGCCGCGCGGCTCGAAGACGCCGACGATCGGCAGTTGCCGCTGATGATTTGGTACGGCCTGGAACCGACGCTGCCGGCCGCCGCGGAGCAGGCGATCGCACTCAGCCAACAGCCGTGCCTTCCGCTGGTGCGGCGGCACATCGCGCGACGGCTGACGAGCGAACTCGAAGCGAACGGCCAAGCCGTCACGGACTTGGCGGAAGTGGCCGCGACGTCCAACGACAAGTCTCTGCAACTCGACATCCTCCGTGGCATGGGCGATGCGCTGCAAGGTCGCCGTCGCGCGCCGGCGCCTGCGGGTTGGAACGCCCTTTCTGCCCGACTGTTCGCTGCCTCCGACACCGATGTGCGGGACGAGGCGCGGCGGCTCGGCGTGATCTTTGGCGATCCTCAAGCGATCGCCGAGCTTCGCAAGGTTGCCGCCGACCCGCAAGCGAACGCCGCCGAGCGGAACAACGCCCTGCGGGTGCTCACGGCCGACGGCGGGCCTGAGACGCTCACGCTGCTCGAGACGCTGCTTGACGATCCCGCCGTGGCGAATGAAGCGGTGCGCGGCTTGGCCGTGTACGACGATGCGGCGATTCCGGAACTCGTGCTGCAGCGGTACGCAGCGCTCGACGCCGCTGGCAAAGAACTGGCGATCGACACGCTCACGTCTCGCGCGAACTATGCAGCGGCGCTACTGGCCGCCGTCAAGGCTGGAGCGATCGACCGCACGGCGCTCTCGGCGTCGCACGCACGGCTAATCGCAGGGTTCAATGACGCCGAGCTGACGCAGGCGCTCGAGGAAACCTGGGGGAGTATTCGCACAACCGCTGATGACAAGCGAGCATTGATCGATCGACTGCGGATCGCGCTCACGCCACGGAAGTTAGAACAGGCCGATGCGAGCGCGGGCCGCGTCCTATTTAACAAAACCTGCAGCAACTGCCACGTGCTGTACGGCGAGGGGAAGCTTGTCGGTCCCGATCTCACCGGCTCTGATCGCCGCAACGTCACCTACCTCCTTGAGAACATCGTCGATCCGAGTGCGACGGTGGGGACGGAGTTCCGGACGACGGCGGTGCTACTGTCCAGCGGCCGAGCTCTGTCGGGAGTGATCGTAGGCGAGACCGACAAGACGCTTATCCTGCGGACGCAGACGGAGGAGATTGCCGTCGATCGCGACGACATCGAGGAGATGGTTCCGCAAGAGCTTTCGCTGATGCCGGACGGATTGTTGACACAGCTGACGGACGAGCAGATTGCCGATTTGTTTGCGTATCTGTCGACGACGGCGCAAGTGCCGCTCGCGGAGTAA